The DNA window atcttcttttgtactattgctttaattttgaaaaattagtgcgtcttagtgcaatatgggtcttgtgaactCAAGCAAAAagatagtgaaatttttttgtggtcaatttatttatttgttttattgtagttgtaatcttgctttcactgttttggggcctaatttatttcatgagtagaaattggattacaataaccattgtttccatcgctcaatgacaaatttttcatagttttttactttattgtataaagtaattttctatttctaagtatacaaatcaagttaataacttgataaataaaaaatatacaataaactataaaaataatatccaaatttttttcccgattttttttaatcgaataattctcgaatccgaatccgacttcgatttttattttgttcgcttttttgaccgaatccttaaattaaccaatcgaattatttcaaataattctcctcccgaataattctcgaatccgaatttgctaactatggtcaagatatgaaatgaaaagaaaagaaaaaagaaaaaaaaaaactgagaaaaAAGATAAACACATAAGTCAATCACTACatcataatgatttttttttcatcatacAATGATTGAGTTATCtgtctcataaaaaaaaatatttttgaattttttatttttatttattgacaACCAAACAtggacaaggaaaaaaaaattaggattgAGTTTAGAAATGACACCATCAATAGTTAAATTTAAAGAGATTCATTAAGGTATTATAGGCATTTTTACAAAGCTATTGAGTGCATCACTAAAATCCCACTAGTCATGAATGTCTTTGAATTAAAAACAAACATTGCTTAAATAAGGATGAATGGTTAAACAAATCTGGTTAATCAATCGTTTATAGTTGAGAACTTGAGAATGAGCTCATTTGATCAGTTGAGTATATTGTATGCTGATTTGCAGTTTCAATTTTGTGATATTAATGTCTATATCTAATATATTGTGGTTATCTTAATCAAGTTTTGATATCCCATAATTATCATTGTATGACAATGCAGCATAAAATTAATTCTTCAATTATCATTTTACCAACAAAAATTCCATAAGTATATAGATTTTAGAGTTATACCCTAAGGGCATAATAATTAATTCTTCAATTATCATTTTACCAATAAAAGTTTCATCAGAATGTAGAATTTAGAGTTATATCCAAAGGGCATAATTGGACGAATCTTATTGAGACTATATTATGCATGGAAGCATAAGCCAAATGCAGTGGGAGTACTGTTATTAAACCTCTCTAGATTCTAGCGGTGAAAATTATAATATCGAATATTTCATTGAATGTATTATTTTCATCGTAATAGTTTGGAGAATTTGGATCTTTTAAATCTATCATGCAAAAatttgaggagctattctaacaaaagaggtaagaatcatAAATATTTTACTCAATTATGCGGAAAATCTACAATGAATCACTTGGGATTGAAatgcaaaaaaattaattaattgacAACTTATTTGATGTGTTATGATAATTCATCCCATAAGTTTCTCtttaaatgattaaaaaaaaaaaaatctaaatacgGCTCACAAATCACACATCTAAAATTTTTTAACTTTCCAAAATTATctcaaaattaaattaaaaaaaaaaaaggaaaaatcaagatttCGAATCCATTGTTGTCATCTTTAACAAATATTgcaaatttcttaaattttggaCCCAATGCAACAATACCAATAACCTTTTCCGGATCTTTCGATAACATAAAAAGGattacatataaatatatattttttatctctATTCAAAGCCGGAGAAACACACAGTTCTAATTCATATTAACCAAAACCACTTAAGGTTAGGTTCCATCCTATGGGTAGGGTCCCAACTTCTTCATAACTTTACTTGAGCTTTGTAAATTCTAtacatttttaaaatcaaatacaaaaatatttttattttatttttattttttaggtcaataatttaaaaaagagaaaaaaataaccaAGTTATATACCATGAATTCATATCCAATTATGCATCTCAATTTTATATTGGGGATAAAATAAGAGACATAAGAGAAGGTCATTTTTGTAAGTTTACAACATAGTGGTATCACCTGACTCATTTCCCGGAAGCTAGGGTTCTGCCGTTCAGGTGGTGCGGAGGTCGCTTTTTAACACTTACGCACGTCGGACCCGCGCTTTCGACGCAATTCGGCCTCGGTGCCTCACATCAatacttaccaaaaaaaaaaagaaagaaaacaagtgTCACTGCCTCTTAACCACGGTTACATTTCACCTAACCATTGTTACGAAACCCATCCAACCAATAGTTACCGACAGTATTTCTCTCACTCaaagacgagagagagagagaaaaaagaaatgaaatgccCACTGCTCTctagttctcttttcttctgttcCCTCGCTCGtcctttctttccctctctctctctttttctctcgtGTGGCAAAGAGCAGAGCTTGACGAGGAGCTTTAATGGACGAAACTAAGCCTTAACTGGTAAGTGGAGATTTAATCTCTTTGAAGCTTCTGTAAAGctcgtttctgtttttttttttaatgtttcgTTTGACTCATCTCTTAATGGGTATCATATCATCTCTTTGGTATGTGTGtgaattttgattctttttttctctgatCTATATTTGTGCTTGGTTTTTCTTCTTAACTAAGAATAAGTTTCATGATCATGGCCTTTTGTTTGGGTGGGTACGTGATATGGCTTGAAGAAGTCGACTTATCCTTGTTCTGAGTTCTCTGTAACGTTATCCGATTGTTTCCTGAGTTTTTGTttaactattattattattattattattattattattattattattattttttgggtttccgTTCGTGTTTTTGGTCGTTCTAAATTCAAAGTCGATCATTTTTCGAAATGGGTTTTTCAAATACCGGTTAATTTTGTCAATTTTCCGGCGAATTCGGCCTCAGAATCTGCGGAAACACGTTGGATCCGGCCGGTATGGGTGAAAGCTCGTGTCTTTTCGTACTTTGTGAAGGCTTTTGGGCTACTGATTCTTTTCCAGTTAAGTTGGCGGGTTTTCGTTAATTCCTTTATTTTGTATCGATTTTTCCTTTTGCTGGTAAGGTTTGGTTCAAATATGTGGCGAGGTTTACATTTTACAACGCTTCGTAGTGCTTGTGGTTTTCAGAGCGTTAGGATTATCCTTTCTGCTCTGAGGGCGGTTTGTTGTCGGGACTTGTTTTTCCGATAATCAAGTCTCCTGAGATCGGTTGGATTTTCCGTAATCTTCTGACACCTAAATTTGCCACGAACTTACCGGAGATTCTGGGTTTCGCCGTCCCTAGTTAGTGTTGCTATATAGCAAGATCTGATGGTTAGTCGAGGATCCAAATCCATCTTAGGAATGAAACTAATTTGATCTTTGTTCGTTACTGATTCTTGTTGATAACTATTGCagatttcattttgttttggcTATTTTGTATTTCGTTTTTTCTTTCCAGTTTGTAGTGTTTATCCTGTTTTTGGTCAGACGATAATCTTACTCTTAACTCTCACCACCACCTAACCCCCTTTATCTTTCTATTAATATgtaaaattatctttttttaagTAGTTcttcttgtgtgtgtgtgtgtaattgaggaaaaaaatcaagaaagatcCCTTTTTTTCCTCCCTCTAGTTGTCTATCTGTACGGCATATCATTCCTGTTAACTGATTTTGTTTCTGAATATTTATTGTTTATAGTTGAAATTGGAAATAcagattttgttgtttttatcTGACATGTTATTTGTTTCTGGGTAATTCTAATTACGtgtctgttttcttttttaggggGAGATCAGTTTCAGATTCTGATAGTTTAAGAGTGAGATTTGACGATTGGCCTTGAAATCAGAGGAAGAGAAGTGAAGTTGGAGAACTTGAAGTGGGTTCGACTTTGTTTTCTGCGAAAGCTTGGATTTGTTTTCTGGGTGTAGATCAGTGATGATGGGGATCTTTGAAGAAATGGGTTTCTGTGGGAATCTTGATTTTATGCCTGCTCCACCGCTAGAGGGAGATCTGGTGGCTCCTGAAGGTGAACCAGAGGCTACTGTTGAGGAGGATTACAGTGATGAAGAGATGGATGTTGATGAGCTGGAAAGGAGGATGTGGAGGGACCGGATGCTTCTGAGGCGTCTCAAAGAACAGAGCAAGGAGAAGGAGGGGCTTGATACGGCGAAGCAGAGGCAGTCACAGGAGCAGgctaggaggaagaagatgtcGAGAGCACAAGATGGGATCCTGAAGTATATGTTGAAGATGATGGAAGTTTGCAAAGCTCAGGGTTTTGTTTACGGAATCATCCCTGAGAAAGGAAAGCCTGTGAGTGGTGCTTCTGATAATCTTCGTGCTTGGTGGAAGGAGAAAGTGAGATTTGATAGAAATGGTCCTGCGGCGATCGCGAAATATCAGGCTGATAATGCGATCCCTGGGAAGAACGAAGACTCTAATGTGGTTGCCTCTACTCCTCATACGCTGCAAGAGCTTCAAGACACCACACTTGGTTCGCTCTTGTCGGCTCTCATGCAGCACTGTGATCCACCTCAGAGGAGGTTCCCATTGGAGAAGGGTGTTGCTCCACCATGGTGGCCTACTGGTAAAGAGGAATGGTGGCCTCAACTGGGGTTTCCCAAGGATCAAGGTCCTCCACCTTATAAGAAGCCCCATGATCTGAAGAAGGCCTGGAAGGTGAGCGTGCTCACTGCTGTGATCAAACACATGTCTCCTGATATTGCGAAGATTCGCAAGCTTGTGAGGCAATCCAAGTGCTTGCAGGACAAGATGACTGCAAAGGAGAGCGCAACATGGTTGGCCATCATCAACCAGGAGGAGGCCTTGTCTAGGAGACTTTATCCTGATAGCTGCCCACCTATATCCTCAGCTGGTGGGAGTGGATCTTTTGTTCTCAGTGACAGCAGTGAGTACGATGTTGAAGGGGTCGAGGATGAACCCAGTTTCGAAGTGCAGGAATGCAAGCCCTGTGATGCAAACATGTTCAATATGGGGTTGAGTGGAAACAAGTTCTCTTTGCCtgccccaatcaagggagaggtTACTAGCTCTGATTTCATTCAGAAGAGGAAGACATCATCTGATGAGCCTGAAGCAGCAATGGTGGATCACAAGGTCTACACTTGTGAGAACCTTCGTTGCCCTTACAGTGACTACCGCTTGGGGTTTCTTGACAGAAGTTCAAGGAACAATCACCAGGCGAATTGCCCATATCGCAATGTTTCACAGGGATTTGGAGTCTCCAACTTCCAGACTAACGAGGAAAAACCAACTATCTTCTCTGTGCCATATGCCCAACAGAGGCCAGCACCTCCAGTGCAAAATCTAACTCCTCCATCTTTTAATTCGACCGGACTTGGGGTGCTACCAGATGAAGGGCAGAAAACTATTTCTGAGCTTATGTCACTCTATGATTCCAATCTTCAGCGTAACAATATCAGGCATCCTGGAAATGTTAATGTTATAGAAGATCAAATTCAAGCACAGCCAAGAACTCAACTGGGTGAGAACTCCTTTGCCAGTAACATCTTTGAAGAGACCAGTGCACCTATCAATCATACAATGTTCCCTCGAGATGAAATCCAGTTTGATCAGTGTAAGGTGTTCGATCCACCATCATTTGAGCCCAATGCTAGCGACATCGGTGGAGACTTCAGATTTGGTTCTCCTTTCAACTTGTCATCGGTCGATTTCACCGATGTCATGCCTAGAGGAACGGTGGAGCCATTGGCCTGCAAGCAGGATAATTCAATCTGGTACCTGTGAAGATAGCTTAGAGCAACTGGTCCTCATCTTGGCGTTTCGTTTGGTTAGGAGGGGACCTTGGTATCACAAAATGTAAATTCttagaaaggtctctctctgtTC is part of the Macadamia integrifolia cultivar HAES 741 chromosome 9, SCU_Mint_v3, whole genome shotgun sequence genome and encodes:
- the LOC122089290 gene encoding protein ETHYLENE INSENSITIVE 3-like, which translates into the protein MMGIFEEMGFCGNLDFMPAPPLEGDLVAPEGEPEATVEEDYSDEEMDVDELERRMWRDRMLLRRLKEQSKEKEGLDTAKQRQSQEQARRKKMSRAQDGILKYMLKMMEVCKAQGFVYGIIPEKGKPVSGASDNLRAWWKEKVRFDRNGPAAIAKYQADNAIPGKNEDSNVVASTPHTLQELQDTTLGSLLSALMQHCDPPQRRFPLEKGVAPPWWPTGKEEWWPQLGFPKDQGPPPYKKPHDLKKAWKVSVLTAVIKHMSPDIAKIRKLVRQSKCLQDKMTAKESATWLAIINQEEALSRRLYPDSCPPISSAGGSGSFVLSDSSEYDVEGVEDEPSFEVQECKPCDANMFNMGLSGNKFSLPAPIKGEVTSSDFIQKRKTSSDEPEAAMVDHKVYTCENLRCPYSDYRLGFLDRSSRNNHQANCPYRNVSQGFGVSNFQTNEEKPTIFSVPYAQQRPAPPVQNLTPPSFNSTGLGVLPDEGQKTISELMSLYDSNLQRNNIRHPGNVNVIEDQIQAQPRTQLGENSFASNIFEETSAPINHTMFPRDEIQFDQCKVFDPPSFEPNASDIGGDFRFGSPFNLSSVDFTDVMPRGTVEPLACKQDNSIWYL